The Flavobacterium praedii genome window below encodes:
- a CDS encoding 6-phosphogluconate dehydrogenase, translating to MKKILAIIIALLTIGFLSYFAFIYYVPVSEGIRSGELIRLSHKGVIIKTWEGELSQGISGAQIFKFSILDSDKEVIETMKNLQGQYVKLTYVEKYRTFSWWGETRYFIKTIQKEKSPFDQK from the coding sequence ATGAAAAAAATTCTAGCTATCATAATAGCATTATTGACCATTGGTTTTCTAAGTTATTTTGCCTTTATCTATTATGTTCCCGTTAGTGAAGGCATTCGATCGGGAGAATTAATCCGATTAAGTCACAAAGGAGTCATCATCAAAACCTGGGAAGGAGAATTAAGTCAAGGAATTTCTGGTGCTCAAATTTTTAAATTTTCTATTTTAGACAGTGATAAAGAAGTTATAGAAACCATGAAAAACCTTCAAGGACAATATGTCAAACTCACTTATGTAGAAAAATACCGAACTTTTTCTTGGTGGGGAGAGACTCGATATTTTATTAAAACGATACAAAAAGAAAAATCACCCTTTGACCAAAAATAA
- the rmuC gene encoding DNA recombination protein RmuC yields MSTILSLLLVFVIALLIGVFMGKLIFSARFQSEKVSLEEKLIALHSQIIQQKEQFLLDKNATEKQLELSKTEKETIRIEKDSLAIQLSKKEVDFENLWERNKEQKEEVEKLQEKFTKEFENLANKILEEKSNKFTEQNKENMKNILSPLQDKIQLFEKKVEDTHKESIDYHAALRQQILGLREMNIQMSKETINLTKALKGDSKMQGNWGELVLERVLEKSGLEKGREYEVQQSHITEDGNRVFPDVVINLPDGKKMVVDSKVSLTAYEKYINEDDDETAKTRYLKEHVNSIKLHVEQLGNKNYQDLYQIESPDFVLLFIPMEPAFAIALNEDTSLYNKAFEKNIVIVTPSTLLATLRTIDSMWANQKQQENAFEIARQAGALYDKFEGFVADLIKIGKKIDESKVEYGAAMNKLVEGKGNLITSVEKLKKMGAKAKKALPESILKRADIDENSLLN; encoded by the coding sequence ATGTCTACTATCCTCTCTTTATTATTGGTTTTTGTTATTGCACTTTTAATTGGTGTATTTATGGGTAAACTTATTTTTTCGGCACGTTTTCAGTCAGAAAAAGTAAGCTTAGAAGAAAAATTAATTGCTCTACATTCTCAGATTATTCAACAAAAAGAACAGTTTTTATTAGACAAAAACGCAACCGAAAAGCAACTGGAACTTTCAAAAACCGAAAAAGAAACGATTAGAATTGAGAAAGATAGTCTTGCTATCCAACTTTCAAAAAAAGAAGTCGATTTTGAAAATCTTTGGGAACGCAACAAAGAACAAAAAGAAGAAGTTGAAAAACTACAAGAAAAATTCACCAAAGAATTTGAGAACCTTGCCAATAAAATATTAGAAGAAAAATCGAATAAGTTTACGGAGCAAAACAAAGAAAACATGAAAAATATCTTGTCGCCACTCCAAGATAAAATTCAGTTATTCGAAAAGAAAGTTGAAGATACTCATAAAGAAAGCATTGACTATCATGCTGCATTACGCCAACAAATACTGGGTCTACGCGAAATGAACATTCAAATGAGTAAGGAGACCATCAATTTGACCAAAGCACTAAAAGGCGATAGCAAAATGCAAGGAAACTGGGGCGAACTGGTTCTGGAGCGTGTTCTCGAAAAATCGGGATTGGAAAAAGGACGCGAATACGAAGTACAACAAAGTCATATTACCGAAGATGGAAATCGTGTATTTCCAGACGTTGTGATCAATTTACCCGATGGCAAAAAAATGGTTGTCGATTCTAAAGTTTCATTAACTGCTTATGAAAAATACATTAATGAAGATGATGATGAAACGGCAAAAACACGTTATTTAAAAGAGCATGTCAATTCGATAAAACTTCATGTAGAACAGTTGGGAAACAAAAATTACCAAGATTTGTACCAAATAGAAAGTCCTGATTTTGTTTTGCTTTTTATTCCGATGGAACCTGCATTTGCGATAGCTCTCAATGAAGATACCTCTTTGTACAATAAAGCATTCGAAAAAAACATAGTAATCGTCACTCCTTCTACCCTATTGGCCACTTTGCGTACAATTGATAGCATGTGGGCCAACCAAAAACAACAGGAAAATGCTTTTGAAATTGCGCGTCAAGCGGGTGCATTATACGATAAATTTGAAGGTTTTGTGGCCGATTTAATCAAGATTGGCAAAAAAATTGACGAAAGCAAAGTTGAATATGGCGCTGCTATGAATAAACTCGTGGAAGGAAAAGGAAATCTTATCACCAGTGTCGAAAAACTTAAAAAAATGGGAGCCAAAGCCAAAAAAGCACTACCCGAAAGTATTTTAAAAAGAGCCGACATCGACGAAAATTCACTCTTAAATTAA